In a single window of the Candidatus Hydrogenedentota bacterium genome:
- a CDS encoding response regulator codes for MSDREQKAYTTFEAAKICHVTHHSIKNWIKQGLIKASRTPGGHYRILEEDLDVFREQYDMFPRDKGSAKKRVMIVDDDPDALSLMEKILTDEGFELIKVSNATEVGLKAAQLSPDLILLDFLMPEINGFEVTKALRDNELTRSTPIMAVTCLSKEQDIERIFACGADEYLAKPFKVDQLLDKVRELIGRGRMVE; via the coding sequence GTGAGTGATCGCGAGCAGAAGGCGTACACAACATTCGAGGCGGCGAAGATCTGCCACGTCACACACCATAGTATCAAGAACTGGATTAAGCAGGGCTTGATAAAGGCGTCTCGCACGCCCGGCGGACACTACCGAATCTTAGAAGAAGATCTTGATGTGTTTCGGGAACAGTATGACATGTTCCCGCGTGACAAGGGTTCCGCGAAGAAACGCGTTATGATCGTCGATGACGATCCTGACGCACTTTCCCTCATGGAGAAAATACTCACCGACGAGGGGTTTGAGTTAATCAAAGTGAGTAATGCGACGGAAGTGGGTCTCAAAGCTGCCCAGCTTTCGCCGGATCTCATCTTGCTCGATTTTCTCATGCCGGAGATCAACGGATTCGAGGTAACCAAAGCGCTCCGTGACAACGAGCTTACGCGCAGCACCCCGATTATGGCGGTTACCTGCTTGTCCAAAGAACAGGATATTGAGAGAATATTCGCCTGCGGCGCGGATGAATACTTGGCCAAGCCCTTCAAAGTAGATCAGCTTCTAGACAAAGTACGTGAGTTGATCGGGCGCGGCCGAATGGTCGAATAA
- a CDS encoding glycosyltransferase family 39 protein, whose amino-acid sequence MTASTEMDTKQAIRVVLGLVRLFGELAVLVSALLCTAFTSVASGTLLAFFLVSPEASNSPSLLKLGIKSVAFGVLSLLLALRLRWLSPHLSRIPYPKVTLKEPERPALPYLCVVVAAVGLFTVLNLSDYPRAEPDEMHHLIVARNLAVYGEYASGHPDSGFVRFDSYDSVGPTVILPVAGALKAAGIALLPARIVIVAFYIVMLMALYSMFLPLFDGRGAILGILFLSGALGTSYLARTLYGEIPALLFLVCGLLCWRRALVSRGRYASMLASGLFLGFAVITKMFAVFVVWAVLAAYLYDRLTFRRIQLVHLLLPAIAAGSLVLVWWGIQSRYQTVAEGVATGQLAVYQHNLMFGLGSVSNTLGWLFRHGAIVLVSASCMAVAGFYVFYHRYDPSVVVLWMFAVFVAFWWVFFTSGNIPRYVWYALALSASFVGPVVGMAISGAIRKRDGRWRMRPLRVFTVACLCVPFVMNMGQAFTAALSHDDMQADRALSEYVKSLPHDAEVATTFYPVERTLNFFADRHVTRISATREAVESHPCVILDAVSQRDLVDLLGATKRIERYAVYERTPQPDSAP is encoded by the coding sequence ATGACCGCTTCCACTGAGATGGACACGAAGCAGGCAATTCGAGTCGTACTGGGGTTGGTGCGGCTGTTTGGAGAGTTGGCAGTCCTGGTGTCGGCACTGCTATGCACCGCCTTCACGTCCGTGGCATCGGGAACGCTGTTGGCATTCTTCCTGGTGTCGCCTGAAGCATCGAATAGTCCCTCGCTCCTGAAGCTTGGGATCAAGTCTGTTGCGTTTGGAGTTCTTTCACTTCTCCTGGCACTGCGTTTGCGGTGGCTTAGTCCGCATCTAAGTCGAATCCCCTATCCGAAAGTGACACTTAAGGAACCGGAGCGACCTGCACTTCCTTATCTCTGTGTCGTTGTGGCCGCAGTCGGGCTGTTTACCGTTCTGAATCTCAGCGATTACCCTCGCGCCGAACCCGACGAGATGCATCATCTGATTGTTGCCAGGAACTTGGCGGTGTACGGGGAATATGCATCTGGGCATCCGGACTCGGGATTTGTGCGGTTTGATTCGTATGACTCCGTAGGGCCGACTGTCATACTTCCGGTAGCGGGAGCGTTGAAGGCGGCTGGCATCGCGCTGCTGCCGGCGCGTATCGTCATCGTTGCCTTTTACATTGTGATGCTCATGGCTCTTTACAGTATGTTTCTGCCGTTGTTCGACGGACGTGGAGCCATACTAGGGATACTCTTCCTGAGTGGAGCACTCGGAACTTCATATCTTGCGAGAACGCTTTACGGAGAGATCCCGGCCCTTTTATTCCTTGTCTGTGGATTACTATGCTGGCGGCGCGCGCTAGTATCCCGAGGCCGATATGCCTCGATGCTGGCGTCAGGGTTGTTTCTGGGGTTTGCAGTCATCACCAAGATGTTCGCAGTCTTTGTAGTATGGGCGGTACTTGCTGCGTACCTCTATGATCGATTGACTTTCCGCAGAATCCAACTGGTTCATCTTCTCCTGCCCGCTATAGCAGCGGGGAGTCTCGTGCTTGTCTGGTGGGGAATCCAAAGCCGCTATCAAACCGTTGCGGAAGGCGTTGCTACGGGGCAGTTGGCAGTGTATCAGCATAACCTGATGTTTGGTCTAGGCTCGGTGTCGAATACGTTGGGCTGGCTATTTCGGCACGGAGCAATCGTATTGGTTTCTGCGTCGTGCATGGCCGTTGCCGGGTTCTATGTCTTCTATCACCGCTATGATCCTTCAGTGGTTGTTCTTTGGATGTTTGCCGTTTTTGTCGCGTTTTGGTGGGTTTTCTTCACTTCAGGCAATATCCCGCGCTATGTCTGGTACGCGCTCGCCCTATCCGCGAGTTTTGTAGGCCCGGTTGTGGGAATGGCGATCTCGGGTGCGATTCGAAAGCGCGACGGACGCTGGCGCATGAGGCCATTGCGGGTTTTCACCGTGGCGTGTCTGTGCGTTCCATTTGTCATGAACATGGGACAGGCGTTTACGGCGGCGCTATCGCATGACGACATGCAGGCAGATCGAGCGCTTAGTGAGTATGTGAAATCACTTCCTCATGATGCCGAGGTTGCCACGACATTCTATCCAGTCGAACGAACGTTGAATTTTTTCGCTGACCGTCATGTTACTCGAATCTCAGCAACACGCGAGGCGGTTGAGTCGCATCCCTGCGTTATTCTGGACGCGGTAAGCCAACGCGACCTTGTGGATTTGCTGGGTGCGACGAAGAGAATCGAGCGCTATGCAGTCTATGAGCGCACGCCACAACCTGATAGCGCGCCTTAG
- a CDS encoding haloacid dehalogenase-like hydrolase — MPEKGLFLQNVIAVIWDFDKTLSPQYMQKPLFDAYDVDEQRFWAEVNALPAYYAKAGVTVQQDTSYLGHLLSYVQSGRMPDLTNARLRELGADIEFFPGIPELFERLANLARISPFDEWDLHLEHYVVSTGIAEMVRGSRIAPYLSGIHASEFIEVPAGPGTDFAGSPQTGPISQIAGFLDNTTKTRALFEINKGVNKAGISVNDAIPEDERRVPFKNMIYIADGPSDIPSFSVVKKHNGHTCAVYTPGSAKHFEQAKRLQDTDRVDHVAPADYREGTQVSMWLEAVVKEIAGRMVEERKRAFQSKVSPGPTHVTDEEKK, encoded by the coding sequence GTGCCGGAAAAAGGACTCTTTCTACAAAACGTCATCGCGGTGATCTGGGATTTCGACAAGACTCTTTCACCGCAATACATGCAGAAACCCCTCTTCGATGCTTACGATGTCGATGAGCAGCGCTTCTGGGCGGAAGTCAACGCGCTTCCCGCGTATTACGCCAAAGCGGGAGTCACGGTTCAGCAAGACACTTCATACCTTGGCCACTTGCTGTCATATGTCCAATCCGGGCGTATGCCGGACCTCACCAACGCGCGTTTGCGTGAATTGGGCGCCGATATCGAGTTCTTTCCCGGCATCCCCGAATTGTTCGAGCGTCTTGCCAATCTCGCACGAATCAGCCCATTCGACGAATGGGACCTCCACCTTGAGCACTACGTGGTCTCGACGGGCATCGCCGAGATGGTGAGAGGTTCGCGGATTGCCCCGTATTTGTCCGGCATACACGCATCCGAGTTCATTGAGGTACCCGCCGGACCAGGGACCGATTTCGCCGGAAGCCCCCAGACGGGTCCGATTAGCCAAATCGCGGGATTCCTGGACAACACGACGAAAACACGCGCGCTTTTCGAAATCAATAAGGGGGTCAACAAGGCGGGGATAAGCGTAAACGATGCCATCCCCGAGGACGAGCGGCGCGTTCCTTTCAAGAACATGATCTACATTGCCGACGGCCCAAGCGACATCCCGTCTTTCTCAGTCGTCAAGAAGCACAACGGCCACACCTGCGCCGTGTACACGCCCGGATCGGCAAAACACTTCGAGCAAGCCAAGCGCCTGCAAGACACCGACCGTGTCGACCACGTAGCCCCGGCGGATTATCGCGAGGGCACCCAGGTCTCCATGTGGCTCGAAGCTGTCGTGAAGGAAATTGCGGGCCGGATGGTCGAGGAGCGCAAACGGGCGTTTCAGAGCAAGGTCAGTCCCGGCCCAACGCACGTGACAGACGAGGAAAAGAAATAG
- a CDS encoding response regulator — MQGRTPRRGIEWKILTSILSVSILPLLVALMIGLYIAREGQGSAVRQALLTAAQRTASGLRISANDRLDPIRVLAENPRIVAALTPGAQNRPTVLDSPLVLEDISQLLKVHTGVDTPNRMSPVFSLLDAEGNVVTTTNPDVMADPSLGNQWIAYGTKRPDYVDMDRLTNRSIYFVHAVAPVRSLQYKEVIGYVSVVFDIDVMLKYAFGYDPERNRVPSKTDVYHIAYEVGDGTMISARLDPDSPPNDPRLITQPLDRRLAAFLLDPQRPSSDSVRTFDFSPEGVAVRSFVAYDRLFDSRPVYVIVSRPASIVYSTIYLWAILAIAGCLAFIAFLGLNAYRNVHNNIVRPVLLLNEGAQIIGQGDLELKLKIGTGDEIEELASSFNKMALALKGNIRRLEESEERYRGLVTSMRDGIVQTDSQGVIAFLNPAGLEIFGFPALADVMGQNLNTLFIDEGDFITFAEQLQRRGFVERTRVWMRRSDGRSICVELSGNLVHDDEGGEVGLEGIFRDITKSVRLEREAQDRAERLSAINQIANVINSSLEAGRLYESLVVEVKKLVDFDYAELALLDDKSESFAAQRLWPVQDAAPSREYPVEDERYCSAWVAHRQECLVVDDLNAPNCQFSGQFPESTHSCLAVPLYATGRIIGTLNLGANRANAFTHHDVEVLEQMAPHVAVAIRNAQLLENLQVSLEEVTRAREKLYLANEEMKTLDEMKTNLLSNVSHELRTPLVSVMGYTDMILNGKAGPINDTQREYLGISLRNIEKLVTLIENLLDFSRLHRGKETLVFDTFDLVDCARSSMQIIQPVADGRDIRLELRAPETPVLVEGEKGKIGQIFNNLLSNAVKFNHQGGQVTIAITPGESAVDVQVSDTGIGIPQEALDKVFTRFYQYDASSTRKYGGTGIGLSIAQDIARLHGSRITVTSEVGKGTTFRFSMPLLRPKKESGAEEEGLPAETRLLVEIVTVDRALATQVRNMLLSEGMDVVHAGTTKHAMALATKHSPDCILVDVDTNGNATALLDTLLADKVSSDRPLILVTNDDELYARYKPKVACRLKRSLRKSILLSGIHHALSENVPHTHRIGRKILCVDDDPEVLVFISRCLESEGYEVVCCRSGEDALGIVDSGEFALVLLDIAMPGMDGWEACKRIRGNPSLEGIKIFMVTAKPLESESYPRPQDRGADGYILKPFHAGDLLELVQGLPIPHPVKQAQALD, encoded by the coding sequence ATGCAGGGCAGGACTCCCCGACGGGGAATCGAGTGGAAGATCCTGACCTCGATTCTGTCCGTCTCCATACTACCTTTGCTCGTTGCGTTGATGATTGGTTTATATATCGCGCGCGAAGGGCAGGGGAGTGCCGTTCGACAAGCTTTGCTCACCGCGGCGCAGCGCACGGCCAGCGGTCTTCGCATCAGCGCAAACGATCGCCTCGACCCGATTCGCGTGCTGGCGGAGAATCCGCGCATCGTTGCCGCACTCACGCCCGGCGCGCAAAATCGTCCGACTGTTCTTGACTCGCCGCTCGTGCTCGAAGACATCTCGCAATTGCTCAAGGTTCACACCGGCGTTGATACCCCTAATCGCATGTCTCCGGTGTTCAGCTTGCTTGACGCGGAGGGGAACGTCGTCACGACCACCAACCCCGATGTCATGGCCGATCCCTCACTTGGCAATCAATGGATTGCCTATGGGACCAAACGCCCTGACTATGTCGACATGGATAGGCTCACCAATAGAAGTATCTATTTCGTACATGCGGTGGCGCCAGTGCGTTCTCTTCAGTACAAAGAAGTCATCGGCTACGTTTCCGTGGTCTTCGATATCGATGTAATGCTCAAGTACGCTTTTGGGTACGACCCAGAACGCAATCGCGTTCCTTCCAAGACGGACGTATACCACATTGCTTACGAAGTCGGTGACGGAACAATGATATCCGCCCGGCTCGATCCAGATTCGCCGCCGAATGATCCGAGGCTGATTACGCAGCCGCTGGACCGCCGTTTGGCCGCGTTTCTTCTCGATCCCCAGCGACCCAGCTCGGATTCCGTTCGCACGTTTGACTTTTCACCCGAAGGCGTGGCCGTGCGATCCTTCGTGGCTTACGACCGCCTCTTTGATAGCAGGCCTGTATACGTGATCGTCAGCCGCCCTGCGTCCATTGTGTACTCCACGATCTATCTATGGGCGATCCTTGCCATTGCCGGATGCTTGGCGTTCATCGCCTTCCTTGGCCTGAACGCATATCGAAACGTCCACAACAACATTGTTCGCCCTGTGCTGCTGCTCAATGAAGGCGCTCAGATCATCGGGCAAGGCGATCTTGAACTAAAACTTAAAATCGGTACTGGGGACGAGATCGAAGAGTTGGCAAGCTCGTTCAACAAGATGGCGCTTGCCCTGAAAGGCAACATACGCCGTTTGGAGGAATCGGAAGAACGGTATCGCGGCCTTGTCACGTCCATGCGCGACGGTATCGTTCAAACAGACTCCCAAGGTGTTATTGCGTTCTTGAATCCCGCAGGGCTGGAGATCTTTGGATTCCCTGCGCTTGCAGACGTCATGGGCCAGAATCTCAACACGCTCTTCATCGACGAAGGCGACTTCATTACCTTTGCCGAACAACTACAGCGGCGCGGCTTCGTCGAACGTACGCGCGTGTGGATGCGCCGTAGCGACGGGCGCTCCATCTGCGTCGAACTCTCCGGAAACCTTGTGCACGACGACGAAGGCGGTGAAGTCGGCTTGGAGGGCATTTTCCGAGACATCACCAAGAGCGTACGGCTCGAACGTGAAGCTCAGGATCGTGCCGAACGTCTCAGTGCCATCAATCAGATTGCAAATGTAATCAATTCGAGCCTTGAAGCAGGCCGCCTCTATGAAAGCCTCGTTGTCGAGGTGAAGAAACTCGTCGATTTCGACTACGCGGAGTTGGCGCTGCTTGACGACAAGAGCGAGTCGTTCGCGGCTCAACGCCTGTGGCCCGTTCAAGACGCAGCACCTTCGCGCGAGTATCCCGTCGAGGATGAACGCTACTGCTCGGCATGGGTCGCGCATCGCCAGGAATGCCTCGTTGTGGACGACCTCAACGCGCCCAATTGTCAGTTCTCGGGCCAGTTCCCGGAATCGACACACAGTTGTCTGGCTGTCCCTCTCTACGCCACTGGGCGAATCATCGGTACGCTGAACCTCGGGGCCAATCGGGCGAACGCATTCACGCATCACGACGTCGAAGTGCTAGAGCAAATGGCCCCTCACGTGGCCGTCGCCATTCGCAACGCGCAACTACTCGAAAATCTACAGGTGTCCCTTGAAGAGGTGACGCGCGCGAGAGAGAAACTCTACCTCGCCAACGAGGAAATGAAGACTCTCGACGAGATGAAGACGAACCTTCTCTCCAATGTTTCACACGAGTTGCGCACTCCGCTGGTTAGCGTGATGGGCTATACCGATATGATCCTGAACGGCAAGGCCGGTCCTATCAACGATACCCAACGCGAATATCTGGGCATCAGCCTTCGCAACATCGAGAAACTGGTTACCCTTATCGAAAACCTGCTTGATTTCTCGCGTCTGCACCGCGGGAAAGAGACGCTCGTCTTTGACACATTCGACCTTGTCGATTGCGCTCGATCCAGCATGCAGATCATTCAGCCTGTGGCCGATGGCCGCGACATCAGGCTCGAACTCCGCGCTCCTGAGACTCCCGTGCTGGTCGAAGGCGAGAAGGGAAAGATTGGTCAGATTTTCAACAATCTCCTGTCGAATGCAGTCAAATTCAACCATCAAGGCGGTCAAGTCACGATTGCTATTACGCCCGGCGAGTCCGCCGTGGATGTACAGGTCTCGGACACGGGCATTGGCATTCCGCAAGAAGCCCTCGACAAGGTCTTCACGCGTTTCTACCAGTACGACGCGAGTTCGACCCGCAAATACGGCGGCACCGGTATTGGCCTTTCCATCGCGCAAGACATTGCCCGTCTGCACGGCAGCCGAATCACAGTCACAAGCGAGGTGGGCAAGGGAACAACCTTCCGCTTTTCCATGCCACTCCTTCGCCCCAAGAAGGAGAGTGGCGCGGAGGAAGAAGGACTCCCCGCCGAAACACGCCTTCTCGTGGAAATTGTAACCGTCGACCGCGCCTTGGCAACCCAAGTCCGCAATATGCTCCTGTCTGAAGGTATGGACGTGGTCCACGCGGGCACAACCAAACATGCGATGGCACTCGCCACAAAACACAGCCCCGATTGCATCCTAGTGGACGTGGACACGAATGGAAACGCCACTGCCTTGCTCGACACACTGTTAGCGGACAAAGTGAGCTCGGATCGCCCGTTGATCCTCGTTACCAATGACGACGAACTCTATGCGCGCTACAAACCGAAGGTCGCGTGCCGCCTGAAGAGAAGCCTGAGAAAGAGCATTCTTTTGAGCGGCATCCACCATGCCCTCAGCGAAAACGTCCCTCATACTCATCGGATCGGCCGGAAGATTCTGTGCGTCGACGACGATCCCGAAGTGCTCGTCTTCATTAGCCGCTGCCTGGAATCCGAAGGTTACGAAGTCGTCTGCTGCCGGTCGGGTGAAGATGCCTTGGGGATCGTTGACAGCGGCGAGTTCGCACTTGTTCTCTTGGACATTGCCATGCCCGGCATGGATGGATGGGAGGCCTGTAAACGCATTCGAGGGAATCCGTCGCTCGAAGGCATCAAGATCTTCATGGTCACGGCCAAACCGCTGGAATCAGAGTCCTACCCGCGTCCACAAGATCGGGGCGCGGATGGCTATATTCTTAAGCCCTTCCACGCCGGCGATCTTCTTGAGCTTGTCCAGGGTCTTCCTATACCGCATCCCGTGAAGCAAGCCCAAGCGTTGGATTAA
- a CDS encoding aldo/keto reductase has translation MRYRRFGKTELQIPVISCGGMRFQQSWNSNDEVGADSQKNLESTVLRAFEVGINHFETARGYGTSEYQLGKILPKLPRERIIVQTKVGPSANPKEFAEVFDYSMSLLQLDHVDLFAFHGVNNEEIYEHAKVCLDTALQWKKEGRIRNLGFSTHGSCDSIIKAINLGVFDYVNLHWYFIFQDNWPAIEAAHARDMGVFIISPNEKGGLLFKETQKLAALTAPYHPLVFNGLFCLSRPEVHTLSCGASKPSDFDIHLQTAELSNQAERIVAPIVERLEGEMVRTLGKEWMDHWHEGLPEWKDTPGEINIPWMLRLYNLAVAFDMVEFGKMRYNLFGNGGHWFPGKRADNIDSLDFTDCLKHSPFKSRIPTLLKETHAMLAGEEKKRLQKS, from the coding sequence ATGAGATATCGCCGGTTTGGCAAGACTGAACTGCAGATCCCTGTCATAAGCTGTGGCGGTATGCGGTTTCAGCAGTCGTGGAACAGCAACGACGAGGTTGGCGCGGATAGCCAGAAGAATCTCGAATCGACTGTGCTTCGCGCATTCGAAGTAGGCATCAACCATTTCGAGACGGCCCGCGGCTACGGCACAAGTGAGTATCAGCTTGGCAAGATCCTGCCGAAACTCCCTCGCGAGAGAATCATTGTCCAGACCAAGGTTGGCCCCTCCGCAAACCCGAAGGAGTTTGCAGAAGTCTTCGACTATTCCATGAGTCTGCTGCAACTCGATCACGTCGACTTGTTTGCCTTTCATGGCGTCAACAATGAAGAAATCTACGAGCACGCGAAGGTGTGCCTCGACACCGCCCTGCAATGGAAGAAAGAGGGCCGTATCCGAAACCTGGGATTCTCCACGCACGGATCGTGCGATTCGATCATCAAAGCCATAAACCTCGGTGTTTTCGACTACGTAAACCTCCATTGGTACTTCATCTTCCAGGACAATTGGCCCGCCATAGAAGCCGCACATGCCCGTGATATGGGTGTCTTTATCATCAGTCCAAACGAAAAGGGTGGATTGCTGTTCAAAGAAACGCAGAAGCTCGCCGCCCTCACGGCCCCCTATCACCCCTTGGTATTCAATGGACTCTTCTGTCTGTCTCGACCTGAAGTGCACACGCTCAGTTGCGGCGCCTCGAAGCCTTCCGATTTCGACATACACCTGCAAACCGCTGAACTTTCAAATCAAGCTGAGCGCATTGTTGCGCCGATTGTTGAGAGACTAGAAGGTGAGATGGTGCGCACGCTCGGAAAAGAGTGGATGGATCACTGGCACGAGGGTCTCCCTGAATGGAAGGACACGCCCGGCGAGATCAACATCCCCTGGATGCTGCGGCTCTACAACTTGGCTGTCGCGTTTGACATGGTCGAATTCGGGAAAATGCGCTACAACCTTTTCGGTAATGGCGGCCACTGGTTTCCGGGAAAACGCGCGGACAACATTGACAGTCTCGACTTCACTGACTGTCTGAAGCATTCGCCGTTCAAAAGCCGAATCCCAACGCTCCTTAAGGAAACACACGCCATGCTGGCCGGAGAAGAGAAGAAACGGCTTCAGAAGTCGTGA
- a CDS encoding YqaE/Pmp3 family membrane protein produces the protein MSFGRAVVCILLPPLAVIDKGCGPLLLVSILWLCGWIPGVIAALILCKENK, from the coding sequence ATGTCATTTGGTCGCGCGGTTGTATGCATTCTGCTTCCCCCACTTGCGGTCATCGACAAGGGATGCGGGCCGCTCTTGCTGGTCAGCATTCTCTGGCTCTGCGGATGGATTCCAGGCGTTATCGCGGCGTTGATTCTGTGCAAAGAGAATAAGTAA